One Mycobacterium kubicae genomic window carries:
- a CDS encoding FAD-dependent oxidoreductase — MTKGTKSEGRETAVVLGASISGLLAARVLADHYGRVILVERDVPPDLPVTRRGVPQSGLPHILAARGMRIVGELFPGLSDELVAGGARVWNDGDLSRLCVCFAGHQLLRSGTIPDPESIVIHFAHRPFIEWNLRRRVDAIPHVQTLPAHDLVRLTSPSRGDRVTGVIVALRDSGAQTTLMADLVVDATGRGSRTPRFLHELGYERPREDELPVHVAYAGLPVYVPPGTLRENIAFSAPKPSYPVGYAMFAGENDIYKLAVQTIAGRQPPTDHASLLTCLADIAPPHVLAAARCAEPLDEVVQYRFPSNRWRRYDKLGRIPDGLVVVGDALCNFNPLYGHGMSMAAIEALVLRDCLQEGPPNLPRRFYRQSAKEIRIAWQAAVGSDLALPQIPGRRPISIRVANAYLEHVLAAGESDAAVVQQFLRLINMLDPPSRLLHPPTLLRVLNRSRKRIAAGRTTKVNHA, encoded by the coding sequence ATGACCAAAGGGACCAAGTCGGAAGGCCGCGAAACGGCAGTGGTCCTCGGCGCCAGCATCAGTGGTCTGCTGGCGGCTCGGGTACTCGCCGACCACTACGGTCGGGTGATCCTCGTCGAACGCGACGTACCGCCCGACCTGCCGGTGACTCGCCGCGGCGTGCCGCAGAGCGGGCTGCCCCACATCCTGGCGGCCCGCGGCATGCGGATCGTCGGCGAGCTTTTCCCGGGGCTATCCGACGAGCTGGTCGCCGGCGGCGCGCGAGTATGGAACGACGGTGACTTGTCCCGGCTTTGTGTGTGCTTCGCCGGACATCAGCTGCTGCGGTCGGGCACAATTCCCGACCCTGAATCGATTGTCATCCACTTCGCGCATCGACCATTCATCGAGTGGAACCTACGTCGCCGGGTGGACGCCATTCCACATGTGCAGACCCTCCCGGCGCACGACCTGGTACGGCTGACCTCGCCTTCCCGCGGGGACCGCGTGACCGGAGTGATTGTGGCGCTGCGTGACTCCGGCGCCCAGACGACCCTGATGGCCGATCTTGTCGTGGACGCGACTGGACGCGGTTCACGAACACCGCGGTTTCTCCACGAGCTCGGCTACGAACGCCCGCGGGAGGACGAACTGCCGGTGCACGTCGCCTATGCTGGCCTGCCCGTCTATGTGCCGCCCGGCACTCTGCGCGAAAACATCGCCTTCAGCGCGCCGAAACCCAGTTACCCGGTGGGCTACGCGATGTTCGCCGGTGAGAACGACATCTACAAGCTCGCCGTCCAAACAATCGCAGGACGACAGCCACCCACGGATCACGCCTCGCTACTTACCTGTCTAGCCGACATCGCGCCCCCGCATGTGTTGGCCGCCGCTCGCTGCGCCGAGCCGCTGGACGAGGTCGTCCAATACCGGTTCCCCTCCAACCGGTGGCGACGCTATGACAAATTGGGACGCATCCCCGACGGTTTGGTGGTGGTCGGCGACGCGCTGTGCAACTTCAATCCGCTGTACGGACACGGCATGTCGATGGCCGCCATCGAGGCGCTGGTCCTGCGTGACTGCCTGCAAGAGGGCCCTCCCAACCTGCCGCGCCGGTTTTACCGTCAGTCCGCCAAGGAAATTCGTATCGCCTGGCAAGCTGCGGTGGGTTCGGATCTGGCGTTGCCCCAGATACCGGGACGGCGTCCGATCTCCATCCGGGTGGCCAACGCCTACTTGGAACACGTCTTAGCCGCTGGCGAGTCCGATGCGGCAGTGGTTCAACAATTCTTGCGGCTGATCAACATGCTGGATCCGCCCTCGCGTTTGTTACATCCGCCGACGTTGCTTCGCGTGCTGAACAGATCGCGAAAGCGCATAGCAGCTGGAAGGACAACGAAGGTGAACCATGCTTAA
- a CDS encoding GMC family oxidoreductase, whose product MVAGRLTENPDATVLLLEAGGEDDVPAVQDPAQWPLNLGSERDWAFVSEPTAHLNGRSVFLCMGKVLGGGSSINVMAWARGHRSDWDYFAAQAGDDAWGYRAVLDIYRRIEDWHGPCDPARGIGGPMFVTPAPDPHPVAEAVVAGARSLGIPSYHSNNGAMMDGDGGASIADLILRDSRRQSVFRSYVYPYLHRPNLTVCTGATVTRLTGDGNRIAAVEFCHGGVTHSVTATREVVVSLGAINTPKVLMQSGIGDADQLRHFGIPVVAHLAGVGRNYQSHSRVDCVWQYREPLELHNNGAEAMVLWKSDPDLQAPDLQICVTELPLANSAIATRYDVPEHGWTACTGVLRPKSRGQIRLTGSDPNDRLVIEDNMLSHEDDVAAAMASVELSREIGNSAPLRPFTKSEVVPGELSRTELERFVRDAAECYFHQSCTAKMGRDDMSVVDGHLKVYGVKGLRIADASIMPRITTGNTMAPCVVIGERASDVLKAEHGL is encoded by the coding sequence GTGGTGGCGGGGCGGCTCACCGAAAACCCCGACGCCACGGTGCTTTTGCTGGAAGCGGGTGGTGAAGACGACGTGCCGGCCGTGCAGGACCCCGCGCAGTGGCCACTCAACTTGGGCAGCGAGCGCGACTGGGCATTCGTCTCAGAACCTACTGCCCATCTCAACGGCAGGTCGGTGTTTCTGTGCATGGGCAAGGTGCTCGGCGGAGGGTCGAGCATCAACGTGATGGCTTGGGCCCGAGGGCATCGTAGCGACTGGGATTATTTCGCCGCCCAGGCGGGCGACGATGCCTGGGGCTACCGGGCGGTGCTCGACATCTACCGGCGAATAGAAGACTGGCACGGGCCGTGCGATCCTGCTCGAGGTATCGGTGGGCCGATGTTCGTGACGCCCGCGCCCGACCCCCATCCGGTAGCCGAGGCTGTCGTTGCGGGCGCACGCTCTCTGGGAATCCCCAGCTATCACAGCAACAACGGCGCCATGATGGACGGCGACGGTGGGGCATCGATCGCCGATCTCATCCTCCGCGACAGTCGCCGTCAGTCAGTTTTTCGTTCGTATGTGTACCCGTACCTGCACCGGCCGAACCTGACGGTATGCACCGGTGCGACGGTGACGCGGTTGACAGGTGACGGAAACCGGATCGCGGCGGTGGAGTTCTGCCACGGCGGGGTCACACACAGTGTGACGGCGACCCGCGAAGTAGTCGTTTCGCTGGGAGCAATAAACACACCGAAAGTGCTCATGCAGTCGGGCATCGGTGATGCCGATCAGCTGCGGCACTTCGGGATTCCTGTTGTGGCACACCTTGCGGGCGTCGGCCGGAACTATCAGAGCCATTCGCGTGTCGATTGTGTATGGCAGTACCGCGAGCCCCTCGAACTGCACAACAACGGCGCCGAGGCGATGGTGTTGTGGAAGAGCGATCCCGACCTGCAAGCACCTGACCTGCAGATCTGCGTCACAGAACTTCCGCTGGCGAATTCCGCAATCGCCACCAGATACGACGTACCCGAACACGGATGGACCGCCTGCACCGGTGTGCTACGACCCAAGAGCCGCGGGCAGATTCGGCTAACCGGCTCCGATCCGAATGATCGCCTGGTGATCGAGGACAACATGCTCTCACACGAGGACGACGTCGCAGCTGCAATGGCCAGCGTCGAGCTGAGTCGCGAGATCGGTAATTCCGCACCGCTTCGGCCCTTCACCAAGTCCGAGGTCGTCCCGGGTGAGCTCAGCCGTACGGAGCTCGAGCGCTTCGTTCGTGATGCAGCCGAATGCTATTTCCACCAGAGCTGCACCGCCAAGATGGGAAGAGATGACATGTCAGTAGTCGACGGCCACCTCAAAGTCTATGGAGTGAAGGGACTTCGGATCGCTGACGCGTCGATCATGCCGCGCATCACCACCGGCAACACCATGGCTCCCTGCGTCGTGATCGGTGAGCGAGCCAGCGACGTACTCAAGGCAGAGCACGGACTATGA
- a CDS encoding LLM class flavin-dependent oxidoreductase gives MLKVGLIEQPLHTRYSPTALVSAGYLTALATRMDSFWLPDHLNSVFPQSVMTEKYVGTARLVPNADAHHESWTVLGRLAGRNLGRLRLGIGVTDTGRRNPAATAQAAATLHHLTRGRAILGIGTGARDSNEPYGVDWAKPVGRFEEAVATIRALWNSAGELVSRDSPFFPLRNATFDLPPYRGQWPPLWIAAHRPRMLRITGRYADGWFPAAMFLRPEDYAAGLQTIRAAASNAGRDPMSLTAAGLFFVMTGSSRDEVDEALESQVMRAFALNAPAQMWARHGASHPLGDDSTGAQDIMLRTLDEQTIVSHTAHVPPSLPKELLLAGTPDDVIDQLAEWRDHGLRYPVIGNLSAVQPSLRRGLAANLPMAKILRRLRKL, from the coding sequence ATGCTTAAGGTCGGTCTAATCGAGCAGCCACTACACACTCGTTACTCACCGACCGCGTTGGTGAGCGCCGGTTATCTCACCGCGCTAGCCACCCGGATGGATTCGTTCTGGTTGCCCGACCATCTCAACTCGGTATTTCCACAATCTGTGATGACGGAGAAGTACGTCGGGACGGCACGACTGGTACCCAATGCCGACGCGCACCACGAATCGTGGACTGTTTTGGGGCGGCTGGCCGGCCGTAACTTGGGACGGCTCCGACTTGGAATCGGTGTCACTGACACCGGCCGTCGCAATCCCGCTGCCACTGCTCAAGCGGCGGCCACCTTGCATCATCTCACCCGGGGACGCGCCATCCTCGGAATCGGAACAGGCGCACGCGACAGCAACGAACCCTACGGCGTGGACTGGGCGAAACCGGTGGGGCGTTTCGAGGAGGCTGTCGCCACCATCCGCGCGTTGTGGAACTCCGCCGGTGAACTCGTCTCCCGCGACTCACCGTTCTTCCCGTTGCGCAACGCCACCTTCGATCTGCCTCCGTACCGCGGACAATGGCCACCGCTATGGATCGCCGCCCACAGGCCACGGATGCTGCGGATCACCGGGCGCTATGCCGATGGGTGGTTTCCGGCCGCGATGTTTCTTCGTCCCGAGGACTATGCCGCCGGGCTGCAAACGATCCGTGCCGCCGCATCCAACGCCGGGCGTGACCCCATGTCCCTTACCGCCGCGGGTCTGTTCTTCGTGATGACCGGCAGCAGCCGCGACGAGGTCGATGAAGCCTTGGAGTCGCAGGTCATGAGGGCGTTCGCGCTGAACGCACCGGCGCAGATGTGGGCCCGTCATGGAGCGAGTCATCCTTTGGGTGACGACTCCACCGGTGCACAGGACATCATGCTGCGGACGCTCGACGAGCAGACCATCGTCTCCCATACGGCTCACGTGCCGCCCTCACTGCCCAAAGAGCTCCTACTGGCCGGCACACCCGACGACGTCATCGATCAACTCGCCGAATGGCGTGACCATGGTCTGCGATACCCGGTGATCGGAAACCTCAGCGCCGTGCAGCCAAGCCTGCGCCGCGGATTGGCCGCCAACCTTCCGATGGCCAAAATCCTTCGGCGACTGCGCAAACTGTGA
- a CDS encoding HD domain-containing protein, which produces MAVKPIETIAGIVIPDTALVREATDFIRSAEDDVLFHHSRRVFLFGALHGRRLGMQPDPELLYVGAMFHDLGLTMRYRASTQRFEMDGADAARDFLLEHGIEQSGADKVWLGIALHTTPEVTGRLDPETALLAAGVKTDVVGVGREDLDPEAIEAVTAAHPRPDFKNRILAAFNDGMKHRPDTTFGTMNDDVLAHFDPGFKRGNLVDSILGSSWPE; this is translated from the coding sequence ATGGCCGTTAAGCCCATCGAAACCATCGCCGGCATCGTCATACCCGACACCGCCCTCGTGCGCGAGGCAACCGACTTCATTCGCAGCGCCGAAGACGACGTCCTTTTCCACCATTCCCGACGGGTCTTCCTGTTCGGCGCGCTGCATGGCCGCCGGCTCGGGATGCAACCAGACCCCGAACTGCTCTATGTGGGGGCGATGTTCCACGACCTGGGCCTCACCATGCGTTACCGCGCTTCGACGCAGCGCTTCGAGATGGACGGTGCGGACGCGGCGCGCGACTTCCTGCTCGAACACGGTATCGAGCAATCCGGCGCCGACAAGGTATGGCTTGGCATCGCCCTGCACACGACGCCCGAAGTCACCGGGCGACTCGACCCCGAAACTGCCTTGCTCGCAGCCGGTGTCAAGACCGACGTGGTCGGCGTCGGTCGCGAGGACCTAGACCCGGAAGCCATTGAGGCGGTGACTGCGGCACATCCGCGTCCTGACTTCAAAAACCGCATCTTGGCCGCCTTCAACGACGGCATGAAGCATCGTCCGGACACCACCTTCGGCACGATGAACGACGACGTGCTGGCGCACTTCGATCCCGGATTCAAGCGAGGCAACTTGGTCGACAGCATTCTCGGTAGCAGCTGGCCTGAATAG
- a CDS encoding SAM-dependent methyltransferase, with product MKRTDNDTWDLASSVGATATMVATARAAASRQPDPIINDPYAEPLVLAAGVELFTLLAKGDLDFADIGSGWIPDYFGVRGWFFDGFFPSALSAGIRQAVIVGSGLDSRAYRLHWPADAIAYEIDQPQVIEFKKRTLAGVGAAPAVQLRTVGVDLRHDWPTALREAGFDAKQPTAWLVEGLMIGYLPGDAQNRMLDLITQLSAPGSRLSADHLPLTSKSIGSLISETAESWRQQGYDVDFGNLTYSHKRNDAEAHLRALGWRITAYRLDDLLGAAGVPVGEMDTGPDHQGAIHYLTATRIDRNDESEDPQ from the coding sequence ATGAAGCGAACCGACAACGACACTTGGGACCTGGCATCCAGTGTCGGCGCCACGGCCACCATGGTCGCAACGGCCAGGGCGGCGGCGAGCCGGCAACCAGATCCGATCATCAATGACCCGTACGCCGAACCCCTCGTGCTCGCAGCAGGCGTCGAACTTTTCACCTTGTTGGCCAAGGGGGACCTGGATTTCGCCGACATCGGGTCGGGTTGGATTCCTGACTACTTCGGTGTTCGCGGCTGGTTCTTCGACGGGTTCTTTCCCAGCGCACTGTCCGCCGGTATCCGGCAGGCCGTGATTGTGGGGTCCGGCCTGGACTCGCGTGCGTACCGGCTGCACTGGCCTGCGGATGCCATTGCCTACGAGATCGACCAACCCCAGGTGATCGAATTCAAGAAGAGGACGCTGGCCGGTGTCGGCGCCGCACCAGCTGTCCAGCTACGCACAGTGGGCGTCGATTTGCGGCACGATTGGCCAACTGCATTGCGAGAGGCCGGGTTTGATGCCAAGCAGCCCACCGCATGGCTGGTTGAGGGTCTGATGATCGGGTACCTGCCCGGCGATGCACAGAACCGCATGTTGGATCTCATCACCCAACTCAGCGCACCCGGCAGCCGGCTCAGCGCCGACCATCTGCCGCTGACCTCGAAATCCATCGGATCACTGATCTCGGAGACCGCAGAGAGCTGGCGGCAGCAGGGTTACGACGTCGACTTCGGGAATCTCACCTACTCCCACAAGCGCAACGACGCCGAGGCGCATCTACGGGCACTGGGTTGGCGCATCACCGCCTACCGCCTCGATGATCTGCTCGGTGCTGCCGGTGTTCCCGTGGGTGAGATGGATACCGGTCCTGATCACCAGGGAGCCATCCACTATCTGACCGCTACCCGAATCGACCGCAATGACGAAAGTGAGGACCCGCAATGA
- a CDS encoding Dps family protein, translated as MTTSISTNRRNVNEVTCFHAPASLFENLQKVLVDLIELHLQGKQAHWNVIGTNFRDLHLQLDSLVDTAREASDTVAERMRALNAVPDGRSDTVVAGTTVPAVPSGLFSVTETVDMITLRIYAVVDTLRMVHDDVDDVDPTTADVLHAIIDALEKQAWLLRAETETT; from the coding sequence ATGACGACTTCAATCTCAACCAACCGTCGTAATGTCAACGAAGTCACGTGCTTTCATGCGCCCGCCAGCCTGTTCGAGAACCTGCAGAAGGTGCTGGTCGACCTCATCGAACTTCACCTGCAGGGCAAGCAGGCGCATTGGAACGTCATCGGGACGAACTTTCGGGACCTGCATCTGCAGCTTGACAGCCTCGTCGACACCGCACGGGAAGCCAGCGACACCGTCGCCGAACGCATGCGTGCCCTGAACGCGGTCCCGGACGGGCGATCTGACACGGTCGTTGCCGGCACCACCGTTCCCGCCGTGCCGTCGGGTCTGTTCAGCGTCACCGAGACGGTCGACATGATCACTCTCCGGATCTATGCCGTCGTTGACACGCTGCGCATGGTGCACGACGACGTCGACGACGTCGATCCCACGACCGCTGATGTGCTCCACGCGATCATTGACGCTTTGGAGAAGCAGGCCTGGCTGCTGAGGGCCGAGACCGAAACCACATGA
- a CDS encoding GlxA family transcriptional regulator produces MVDGNATRIVVIVVFDGVKLLDAAGPAEVFIEANRFGAHYSLQVASVDGRDVITSLGTPFAVTASIASIDAADTVVVAGGDQIVGRPIDPALVEALKTMPDRTRRLASVCTGSFILAQAGLLDGRRATTHWRHTRRLARAFPNVGVEPDAIFVRDGDLFTSAGVSSGIDLALALVELDYGAELVRNVARSLVVYLKRAGGQSQFSTLVEADPPPTSALRVVTDAVSADPGADHSVKKLAARASLSTRQLTRLFRTEMGTTPARYVEMVRIDMARAALDAGRGVTETAHLTGFGTPETLRRVFLNRLGISPKAYRDRFRTATGG; encoded by the coding sequence ATGGTCGACGGGAACGCAACCCGTATCGTGGTGATCGTCGTCTTCGACGGCGTGAAGCTCTTGGACGCTGCGGGACCGGCAGAGGTCTTCATCGAAGCGAACCGGTTCGGTGCGCACTATTCGCTGCAAGTCGCCTCAGTCGACGGGCGTGACGTAATAACCTCATTGGGAACGCCTTTCGCCGTGACGGCCAGCATCGCTTCGATCGATGCCGCGGATACCGTGGTGGTCGCCGGGGGGGATCAAATCGTCGGTCGGCCGATCGATCCCGCGCTGGTCGAAGCGCTCAAGACGATGCCGGACCGGACCCGGCGGCTGGCATCGGTGTGCACGGGTTCGTTCATCCTGGCCCAGGCGGGATTACTCGATGGGCGGCGGGCCACCACACACTGGCGACATACCCGACGGCTGGCCCGCGCCTTTCCTAACGTGGGCGTCGAACCAGACGCAATATTCGTTCGCGACGGTGACTTGTTCACATCGGCGGGGGTCTCCTCCGGCATCGATCTGGCGCTGGCGTTGGTCGAGCTCGACTACGGCGCCGAATTGGTCCGAAATGTGGCGCGGTCGCTGGTGGTGTATCTCAAACGCGCTGGCGGCCAATCGCAATTCTCTACCCTCGTCGAGGCTGACCCGCCGCCTACGTCGGCATTGCGGGTGGTCACCGACGCCGTCTCCGCCGACCCTGGCGCCGACCACAGTGTCAAAAAGCTGGCCGCCCGGGCGTCACTGAGCACCCGTCAGCTGACCCGGTTATTTCGAACTGAAATGGGCACCACCCCAGCGCGCTATGTCGAAATGGTGCGCATCGACATGGCGCGGGCAGCTCTGGATGCGGGCCGTGGCGTCACAGAAACCGCTCACCTCACCGGTTTTGGCACACCCGAAACGTTACGACGGGTATTCCTCAACCGCCTCGGCATCAGTCCAAAGGCCTATCGGGACAGATTTCGCACGGCAACTGGCGGGTGA
- a CDS encoding alpha/beta fold hydrolase: protein MTYVLVPGAWHAGWSWRPVAERLRGAGYRAITLTLPGMGDGEDPSGFKLQDAVDYIVKAVQGVQLDEDVVLVAHSWGGIPTSGAAHLLGGRLSKVIYYNGHVPLPGKSLNDENPPDKREFALRSIDESPVGAIPASLKYVEQELMQGVAPELQRLVADLLTLQPGGYFTDSLDINARELGMPVVYLAGDSDRAMPRPPAETAARLGVKPIVVPGTHNGMLTHPQEIAQAILAA, encoded by the coding sequence GTGACGTATGTGCTCGTTCCAGGCGCCTGGCATGCAGGTTGGAGTTGGCGACCGGTCGCCGAACGGCTTCGCGGGGCGGGCTATCGGGCCATCACCTTGACGCTGCCCGGGATGGGCGACGGCGAAGATCCGTCAGGTTTCAAGCTGCAGGACGCGGTGGACTACATCGTCAAGGCGGTGCAGGGGGTCCAACTCGACGAGGACGTCGTGCTAGTGGCGCACAGCTGGGGCGGTATTCCCACGTCGGGTGCTGCTCACTTGCTTGGCGGTCGGCTCAGCAAGGTGATCTACTACAACGGGCACGTGCCGCTGCCTGGCAAGTCCTTGAATGACGAAAACCCGCCTGATAAACGGGAATTCGCGCTGCGCTCGATCGATGAATCTCCGGTCGGCGCCATCCCGGCGTCACTGAAGTACGTCGAACAGGAGTTGATGCAAGGCGTCGCTCCAGAGCTGCAGCGACTGGTGGCCGACTTGCTCACGCTCCAACCCGGCGGCTACTTCACCGATTCCCTCGACATCAATGCGCGCGAACTCGGTATGCCCGTGGTCTATCTTGCCGGCGACAGCGATCGTGCGATGCCCCGCCCGCCCGCCGAAACCGCCGCTCGACTCGGGGTCAAACCCATCGTGGTCCCGGGTACCCACAACGGAATGCTCACGCATCCACAAGAAATCGCCCAGGCGATACTCGCGGCGTGA
- a CDS encoding nitroreductase family protein: MEIHEALYTTRMMRRLRSDPIPLDTQARILDAAVRAPNGGNTQRWHFLAVDDRELIRELAALFRQARAIEYEKFSPGTGPMAAPAPGADPAAHAETMRRIKGSGDYLADHFEEVPLLLFVYAIDDLGGANIYPAIWSVLLAARAEGIGGVMTMVLRNLEDRVNEILGVPVEEGWKMSAMLTLGYPLGRWGVAANRRPVHEVSSRNRWNSPFGVEVPQPLWPPHDDMTTGLTAVG; this comes from the coding sequence ATGGAAATCCATGAAGCGCTGTACACCACCAGGATGATGCGGCGGTTGCGGTCCGATCCAATTCCGCTGGACACGCAGGCCCGCATTCTCGATGCGGCCGTCCGTGCCCCCAACGGGGGTAACACCCAGCGCTGGCACTTCCTTGCGGTTGACGATCGGGAACTCATCCGCGAGCTCGCCGCATTGTTCCGGCAGGCCCGCGCCATCGAATACGAGAAATTCAGTCCCGGGACGGGGCCGATGGCAGCGCCGGCGCCCGGTGCTGACCCGGCCGCGCACGCGGAAACGATGCGCCGAATCAAGGGCTCGGGGGATTATCTGGCTGACCATTTCGAAGAAGTCCCCCTACTGCTATTCGTGTACGCCATCGACGATCTCGGCGGTGCCAACATCTACCCGGCGATCTGGAGTGTGTTGCTCGCAGCGCGGGCTGAGGGCATCGGCGGGGTCATGACGATGGTGCTCCGCAACCTCGAGGACAGGGTGAACGAGATCCTCGGCGTGCCCGTTGAGGAGGGCTGGAAGATGTCTGCCATGCTCACCCTCGGATATCCGCTGGGCAGGTGGGGCGTCGCAGCCAATCGTCGTCCTGTGCATGAAGTTTCGTCCAGGAATCGCTGGAATTCGCCCTTCGGTGTGGAAGTGCCGCAACCGCTGTGGCCGCCGCACGACGACATGACAACCGGTCTGACTGCGGTTGGATGA